In Rubrivirga marina, the following are encoded in one genomic region:
- a CDS encoding PAS domain S-box protein, translating into MAEYDPARGLGREGPPSDTDDLGSSWGTLGDVPDGWAFAEMVVDTVREGLLVLGRDLRVVAANESFYRTFGGAAEETVGRPVYDLGDGPWDTPEFRGLLEDVLPRDGKFDGYEVDHEFERFGRRVVVLNGRRLRDPELVLLAIEDATELRTAERALSASEERFELFAENAREYAVIGMDAEGRITTWSPSAERILGWTRAEAVGRSGAIFFTEADREAGAVERERDQARRDGSALDERWHVRKDGSRFWGTGVMIALQDGDLRGYAKVLRDNTQRRAAEDALRASERTAQARLDELEAVYATAPVGLCVLDRDFRYVRINQHLAEINGLPVEAHLGRTIFEVVPDLADEAAGVLRQIFETGDPVLGIEITGETAAAPGVERTWVENWLPLRDRDGHVVGVNVVAEDVTERRRAEQELREAEGRFRAYADAAPAILWVTDPDGRATFLSRDWYDYTGQAEGEALGYGWLDAVHPDDRGPARAAFLDANERQVPFRLDYRLRRHDGVYRWALDAGRPLDEDGFGGFVGSVIDIDDRRRAEDDVRELNRTLEERVEDRTAQVRSLSRALTLAEHEERRRLAQVLHDDLQQVLHGAQIQAAVGNVERVETLLGEAIQTARSLSHELAPPILRGRRLDELLAWVAERERALYGLEVEHDGGTVEVPEEEVRILLYQLLRELLLNVAKHAGVPAARVTAEQVDSGVRVVIEDEGAGFDVAVTPGGLGLASVRERLEAVGGRLTVESAPGEGTRVSLDVPVDE; encoded by the coding sequence ATGGCTGAATACGACCCGGCCCGAGGCCTTGGAAGGGAGGGGCCACCATCTGACACGGACGACCTGGGGAGCTCCTGGGGCACGCTCGGCGATGTCCCTGACGGGTGGGCCTTCGCCGAGATGGTCGTCGACACGGTCCGCGAAGGGCTCCTCGTCCTCGGCCGCGACCTCCGCGTCGTCGCGGCGAACGAGTCGTTCTACCGGACGTTCGGGGGCGCGGCCGAGGAGACCGTCGGCCGCCCCGTCTACGACCTCGGCGACGGCCCGTGGGACACTCCCGAGTTCAGGGGGCTCCTGGAGGACGTCCTCCCCCGCGACGGGAAGTTCGACGGCTACGAGGTCGACCACGAGTTCGAGCGGTTCGGGCGCCGTGTTGTGGTCCTCAACGGCCGCCGACTCCGCGACCCCGAGCTCGTCCTCCTCGCCATCGAGGACGCCACCGAACTCCGGACGGCCGAGCGCGCGTTGAGCGCGAGCGAGGAGCGGTTCGAGCTGTTCGCCGAGAACGCCCGGGAGTACGCCGTGATCGGGATGGACGCCGAGGGCCGAATCACGACGTGGAGCCCGAGCGCCGAGCGGATCCTGGGGTGGACGCGGGCGGAGGCGGTCGGCCGTTCCGGCGCCATTTTCTTCACCGAGGCGGACCGGGAGGCCGGCGCCGTCGAGCGCGAACGGGACCAGGCCCGGAGGGACGGGTCGGCGCTCGACGAGCGGTGGCACGTCCGGAAGGACGGGAGTCGGTTCTGGGGGACCGGGGTGATGATCGCGCTTCAGGACGGGGACCTCCGGGGCTACGCGAAGGTCCTCCGCGACAACACGCAGCGGAGGGCGGCCGAGGACGCGCTACGGGCGAGCGAGCGGACGGCCCAGGCCCGGCTCGACGAACTCGAGGCCGTCTACGCGACGGCCCCGGTCGGGCTTTGCGTCCTCGACCGGGACTTCCGGTACGTCCGGATCAACCAGCACCTCGCCGAGATCAACGGGCTCCCCGTCGAGGCCCACCTCGGCCGGACCATTTTCGAGGTCGTCCCCGACCTGGCCGACGAAGCTGCGGGCGTCCTCCGCCAGATCTTCGAGACGGGCGACCCGGTCCTCGGCATCGAGATCACCGGGGAGACGGCAGCCGCGCCGGGCGTCGAGCGGACGTGGGTCGAGAACTGGCTCCCGCTCCGGGACAGAGACGGCCACGTCGTCGGGGTCAACGTCGTGGCCGAGGACGTGACCGAACGACGCCGGGCCGAGCAGGAGCTCCGCGAAGCCGAGGGGCGGTTCCGTGCCTACGCCGACGCCGCCCCCGCCATCCTTTGGGTCACCGACCCCGACGGCCGGGCCACGTTTCTCAGCCGGGATTGGTACGACTACACCGGGCAGGCCGAGGGGGAGGCCCTCGGGTACGGATGGCTCGACGCCGTCCACCCCGACGACCGGGGGCCCGCCCGCGCCGCGTTCCTCGACGCCAACGAGCGGCAGGTGCCGTTCCGGCTCGACTACCGCCTCCGCCGTCACGACGGCGTCTACCGATGGGCCCTCGACGCGGGGCGTCCCCTCGACGAGGACGGATTCGGGGGGTTCGTCGGGTCCGTCATCGACATCGACGACAGGCGGCGGGCCGAGGACGACGTCCGCGAGCTCAACCGGACCCTGGAGGAGCGGGTCGAGGATCGGACGGCCCAGGTCCGCTCGCTCTCGCGGGCGCTCACGCTGGCCGAGCACGAGGAGCGCCGGCGGCTCGCGCAGGTCCTTCACGACGACCTCCAGCAGGTCCTCCACGGCGCCCAGATTCAAGCCGCCGTCGGGAACGTCGAGCGCGTCGAGACCCTGCTCGGCGAGGCGATCCAGACGGCCCGGTCGCTCTCGCACGAGCTGGCCCCGCCGATCCTGAGGGGCCGGCGGCTCGACGAGCTCCTCGCGTGGGTGGCCGAGCGGGAGCGGGCCCTCTACGGGCTCGAGGTCGAGCACGATGGGGGGACTGTGGAGGTGCCCGAGGAAGAGGTCCGGATCCTCCTGTACCAACTCCTCCGCGAGCTCCTGCTCAATGTGGCCAAGCACGCCGGCGTCCCGGCCGCGCGGGTGACGGCCGAGCAGGTGGACTCGGGGGTCCGGGTCGTCATCGAGGACGAGGGGGCGGGGTTCGACGTGGCCGTGACGCCGGGCGGGCTTGGGCTCGCGAGCGTGCGGGAGCGCCTGGAGGCGGTCGGCGGGCGGTTGACCGTGGAGTCGGCCCCGGGCGAGGGGACGCGGGTCTCCCTCGATGTGCCCGTGGACGAGTAG
- a CDS encoding sodium:solute symporter family transporter, giving the protein MPPIRLATADVLVMAAYLVGILLLGLWAARRQSTEEDYFLAGRSLGWPLIGASLFASNISSSSFIGLTGDAYRSGISVFNYEWSAVVALLVFVVVFLPLYLRARVFTLPEYLEQRFDGRIRLVVSGLAVVMSVFLESAGALYGAALVVQLLFPDVPMWAAIVGVGAVTGLYTAVGGLKAVVYTDAAQAVVLLAGATAVAAMVMGQTTWAEVVAATPEASRHLIQPLDDPALPWLGLVTGIPLLGIYYWCANQYVVQRALGARTLDEGRRGALFAGALKLPILFVIVLPGLYARALYPDLARPDLAFPTLLVDVLPVGVRGAVLVALLAALMSSLDSTLNAAATLVTMDFARRLRPDISGRALVRIGRVTTVLVLGLGMLWAPQIGRFPSLWQYLQTVLAYATPPIAACFLFGALWRRATSAGAAAGLGVGLVLALSLLAVPVELHFLYVAALVFCGSAVALVATSLATRPPPPEAVAAVWTPALARPDAAGGGSWRTDYRAYALALVAATAALVGAFW; this is encoded by the coding sequence ATGCCGCCCATTCGGCTCGCGACCGCCGACGTCCTCGTCATGGCCGCGTACCTCGTGGGGATCCTGCTCCTCGGGCTCTGGGCGGCCCGTCGTCAGTCGACGGAGGAGGACTACTTCCTGGCCGGGCGCTCGCTGGGCTGGCCGCTCATCGGGGCGTCGCTGTTCGCGAGCAACATCTCGAGCTCGTCGTTCATCGGGCTCACCGGCGACGCGTACCGGTCGGGGATCTCGGTGTTCAACTACGAGTGGTCCGCGGTCGTAGCGCTCCTCGTGTTCGTCGTCGTGTTCCTCCCGCTCTACCTCCGGGCGCGGGTGTTCACGCTGCCGGAGTACCTCGAACAGCGGTTCGACGGCCGGATCCGGCTGGTGGTCTCGGGCCTCGCCGTCGTGATGAGCGTGTTCCTCGAGTCGGCAGGGGCGTTGTACGGGGCGGCGCTCGTGGTCCAGCTCCTGTTCCCCGACGTGCCGATGTGGGCGGCCATCGTGGGGGTGGGCGCCGTCACGGGACTCTACACCGCCGTCGGCGGGCTGAAGGCCGTGGTGTACACTGACGCCGCGCAGGCCGTCGTCCTGCTGGCGGGGGCCACAGCCGTCGCGGCGATGGTGATGGGCCAGACGACGTGGGCGGAGGTCGTCGCGGCGACGCCCGAGGCCTCGCGCCACCTCATCCAGCCGCTCGACGACCCGGCCCTCCCATGGCTCGGTCTCGTGACCGGCATCCCACTCCTCGGCATCTACTACTGGTGCGCGAACCAGTACGTGGTGCAGCGGGCGCTCGGCGCACGGACGCTCGACGAGGGCCGTCGCGGCGCGCTCTTCGCCGGCGCGCTCAAGCTGCCTATCCTGTTCGTCATCGTCCTGCCGGGCCTCTACGCGAGGGCCCTCTACCCCGACCTCGCCCGGCCCGACCTCGCCTTCCCGACGCTCTTGGTGGACGTGCTCCCGGTGGGCGTCCGAGGGGCCGTGCTCGTGGCGCTCCTGGCCGCGCTCATGTCGAGCCTCGACTCGACGCTGAACGCCGCGGCGACGCTCGTGACGATGGACTTCGCCCGACGGCTCCGACCCGACATCTCCGGGCGGGCGCTCGTCCGGATCGGCCGCGTCACGACGGTCCTCGTGCTCGGGCTCGGGATGCTGTGGGCACCCCAGATCGGCCGGTTCCCGTCGCTGTGGCAGTACCTCCAGACGGTCCTCGCCTACGCGACCCCGCCCATCGCCGCGTGCTTCCTGTTCGGCGCGCTGTGGCGGCGGGCGACGTCAGCCGGCGCGGCGGCCGGCCTCGGCGTCGGGCTCGTCCTCGCGCTGTCGCTGCTGGCCGTGCCGGTCGAGCTCCACTTCCTGTACGTCGCCGCGCTCGTGTTCTGTGGCAGCGCCGTCGCGCTCGTGGCCACCAGCCTCGCGACGCGGCCCCCACCGCCGGAGGCCGTCGCGGCCGTCTGGACGCCCGCGCTGGCCCGGCCCGATGCCGCCGGCGGTGGGTCCTGGCGGACCGACTACCGGGCCTACGCCCTCGCGCTCGTGGCGGCGACGGCCGCCCTCGTCGGGGCGTTCTGGTAG